GCGAATTCCGGACAGCGTCCTTGTGAGAATGACCCACATTCATCTGATCAATGGAAAAATTGTTCGCATTAATTCGTCTGCATGTTGTTCGCATTAAtgaatagaagaaaaaaacacataggTTATAGTTTGGCGCTCTTTATTAGAACTACAAGTTCTGGTTTTTAATGGCTTGTTACGGCAttaattgtaatttaattgtttcgtCCCCAATCGAAAACTATCGATTCTCGACGCTAGGCTAGCTTTAGTTCACTCCGTGTCCACTGCAACCATGTGTTTGTATAGAGATTAAGTTGGCCTTTGACTATGACTACAGGACTTGGCAATGGGGGCTCGTAACAGTTAGAAGGAAACTTTGTAACGCGAATAAACACAATGCTACCCAGTCTGCATGTTACACTACAACATTCTAATACGTCGCGTAAGAACAAATCGTGCTTCGTTGCGGTTTGTTCGATGCATTAGTCCGATTCCTCGTGCAGAACGGTAATTTGCGAATCGATAACCTACGACCAAACCCCGAAAGTGCGTAGAATCGAAACGTTTGTTAATGAGAGAAGAAGAATCGGATTAAGTATAAATACACTATTATCATTGCGTGGGTTAGTGTAAACTTTAACACAcctatattttttgtttgtttgtcagcAAGTCAATTGAATTCGCCATCATCGATCGTTCAGCGTTGCGACCCTCAGTtgttaaaattgtaaaaaagtGAACAATATGGAACGTGTTAGCAGAATAGTTGAATGTCGATAACAGCTTTTGTTTGGTCGAACAAAATGTGGCTCCCGGACTGTTTCGATGGTGCATAACATAAAAAGTTGGGACAGCGAACTACAAAAAGGGCAAATTGCACTGAGGAAGACGAAGTGAATTGCAGGGCAATCGAATGAAATGTAAGATTCATTTCACGATTCGACAACCGTTTTGTCAGTCGTCTTACACCAAAACGAAAAGATAAAATGTTCAGCACCCGTTACTTCAACCGAACAGCTTGTCGAAGCACTGATGGCAGTACGGCTTGTCGTTCTGCTCTTTGAATGTGCCCTTGTTCAGCTGCTTCAGGCAGAAGGCGCACACGAAATGCTCCGGGTGGAATTTCTTGAACATGGCCGTGATGCAGCGTCCGGTGATGGGTTTCGAGCAACCAGCGCACAGTGATCCTCGTTTCGCGTGATAGTGCGTCTCGCAGTATGGCAGGCCTTCGTGGTCGAAGAACGAACCACCGTGAAACGGTTCCCGGCAATCCTAAAAATATAGTACacagaaatggccaaaattagttaaaaaaaatgttaacaatatttcaaaaccaaaataGAACTAAAACGTAAGTAAAGTGCTTTGTGCTTAGTAATAGTTTTCATCCCCTGAGTGATTCATTTGCCAGTGTCAATATTCTCCATAATCAGAGGCCCTTCGTTTATCTTATTTATGACCAGTTTAAGAGACACTGGTTTTAGAATTGCACGCAAACTCGACATGCGCACCTGCACTTAAGGTGACTGATGCAAATACTTCTGTTTATACTGGTTTGTTAGCGAACCACtgataattgatttaataaaccgaagcaaacgtgaacatttcaatcaacttCTAACATTGTTGGCTTCTTTGCTACATAACGCAGAAAAGAACCCAACATCGTAATCTTCTCTTGCTGTCTTCTATGTTATTACATAATTGATTTGACAACTTATTATCTAAAATCGAACAATAAAgtaaaatagaaatagaacAGTTCCGTTGAAACTTGAATGGACAACCGATTTTCAAGAGCCACACAGAGCAAATGGAACCACATTAACGAATACGAATTAAAGTGAAACGCATTTGATTCGACTCTAATGGCCAGCAAAAATACCGAGATGAGCTTAATTATCTTCTCCAAGCCGATGACGGCCCTACTGATCAGACTATCCCTCGCGATCTGCTGTATAGTCGTATGATCAATTTGCACAGACGTTCAGGCCGTTCCTCTTGAACCTTTCGTCTGGCGTGTGCTCCTCCTCCCGTACCACTACAGCTACTTCCGAATTGTGTtcgttaaaataaacataccCTACGGCGTACGACCCTACTGTCCCTCTACCGTTGTGCCAAATGAAAANNNNNNNNNNNNNNNNNNNNNNNNNNNNNNNNNNNNNNNNNNNNNNNNNNNNNNNNNNNNNNNNNNNNNNNNNNNNNNNNNNNNNNNNNNNNNNNNNNNNNNNNNNNNNNNNNNNNNNNNNNNNNNNNNNNNNNNNNNNNNNNNNNNNNNNNNNNNNNNNNNNNNNNNNNNNNNNNNNNNNNNNNNNNNNNNNNNNNNNNNNNNNNNNNNNNNNNNNNNNNNNNNNNNNNNNNNNNNNNNNNNNNNNNNNNNNNNNNNNNNNNNNNNNNNNNNNNNNNNNNNNNNNNNNNNNNNNNNNNNNNNNNNNNNNNNNNNNNNNNNNNNNNNNNNNNNNNNNNNNNNNNNNNNNNNNNNNNNNNNNNNNNNNNNNNNNNNNNNNNNNNNNNNNNNNNNNNNNNNNNNNNNNNNNNNNNNNNNNNNNNNNNNNNNNNNNNNNNNNNNNNNNNNNNNNNNNNNNacgaaacaattcaattacaaTTAATGCCGTAACAAGCCATTAAAAACCAGAACTTGTAGTTCTAATAAAGAGCGCCAAACTATAACccatgtgttttttttcgtctatTCATTAATGCGAACAATGTTTTCATTGATTATATGAATGTGGGTCATTCTCACAAGGACGCTGTCCGGAATTCGCTTACCAGGCGCAAAGCAAAGTTTTAACCATTCAACAAATCCCACCTAGCCGCGTTCGAGAGGACGATTCTCAGATTTTTGTCTCATATGTGTTGAGAGACCATGGAGAAGgcgctacaacagcgagttgTACGCACTGTACGACGTACAGCATACACGCCTCGCCAGCCTCCGGTGGACTGGTCATGGCATGAGAAGGACAGAAGAGTCTGCTAGGGCCGTTGCTTTAAggatttcttgttttattcaaaacccagtatgaaaggaaatttatttttattgggcAGATCGTTTGTGGTTGTGGACTTTTGCTAACTGCTATCGCCGAATTCATTCGTTTTAGTATTCAaagatacaaaattcaaacttattctaactcaaacttgaatgaacaatgaataaattaacaaGTTTcatccttattgtgaattctCGAATGAAGTGCCAGATGGCTTGATGAATaaaaggctttgtcacagactttacactggtatggcttttcgccggtgtgagtgcggatatgttTCTTTAGGTCACCTGACTGTACGaactttgatgaacaataaggacactgatgctgtttgtccttattgtgaattgtACTTAATCGAATGTACTGCCAGATTGCCTGATGtgctgaacgctttgtcacagactttacactggtatggcctttcgccggtgtgagtgcggatatgaaccTTTAGCATGCTTAAAAATGAATATGTTGccgaacaatgagggcagtggggcttgtggtttttggaatggcttttactattggcgttccgggttccgggactCACGACGTTTTGAATTGAATCTACTGTTGAATCATCAGCACACGTATTGTCTGCCACGGTCACAGGATGATCGTTTTTATCCTGACAGATCGATTCCAAAGGATTTGTCTTTTGGTTATCCTGCTCATGACCgagaacatcattcgttgtttgcaggtGAAGCTGCccatcgacctcttcgtactctgatttgatttcaattggattttcctctgcctcgaataaatcatcaggtatttttccacaacattcatatgtcctatTCGCTTCATGAACAGTAAAACACTTCCGATTCAActgcaaatccttcgctgtatccggtgaggaaacttcggttttaattgacagttcggtgccaaccgtttgttcggaAGAGTGGTCAAGATGGTGTTGAGCGATTTCTGATTCGTTCTTCgctgtgttctgctgtttgataaatttatcgaccaaatcattgttttcattgcatcgccagcgaaactgATCCATACTTTTCAATCGCgattcgcacatcgtgcacaaatacgcTGGAACTCCAGGAGAgaattcaatctgtaaaaataagacTCTCATAGACtagtttttcttgtggaacaaGGTGAGATGTCTGTTGTTACTATTTTATTACCTGAAGACCGGTAAAGTCGAAAAGTTTTTGTACTTTATATTGTCCGGAATCGTCGCGCGTTAGAGCTTGCAAAGCATCATCGGCCGtcagacaccatcgacatattttagcgctattggaaaaaaatcgcTATCATATCTTTTAATCcttattgaacaccaacttacgcaacaccatcctctttcttaatcaatgcCTTCTTAGACTTCATTTTGACTGCAATcgttttgttaaatttattgaacgcgacaaactaaaaaaccttttttgcaGAACCTCTTTATTCACTGAAATCTGATAATCAGGTggaggagctcaaaaattataagtTTCTTCCTCAACTGTCTGTCGCGAACtgcccgtttctcgcttttccatcttctctaaggatactCGATGTGCGTTCGTGgttctagctatagtttctaTTAAATCCGCTAGGTGCGCTGGTGCTAgcggctaggacgtaccatAATATCTATTTTTTACGCAACACGTTTATTAAGTCGATTTTGCAAATCGTATCGTTCACTTTACTTGTTTACCAAACAATGGTTTCTGCATTTTGACAATCGGTCAATGTTTGACCGCTTACGGGTTCGCGCGCTTTTGAGTGAGCCGCGTCTCTcattccaaaaaccacaagcaccactgccctcattgttcggCAACATACCCATTTTTAAGCATGCTAAAGAtacacatccgcactcacacgggcgaaaagccataccagtgtaaagtctgtgacaaagccttccattcatcagccAATCTGAcagtacattcgaaaattcacaataaggacaaacagcatcagtgtccttattgttcatcaaagttCGTACAGTCAGGTGACCTAAAaattcatatccgcactcacaccggcgaaagaccataccagtgtaaagtctgtgacaaagccttccattcatcagccAATCTGGCAAtgcattcgaaaattcacaataaggacaaacagcatcagtgtcctcattgttcatcaaagttCGTACAGTCAGGTGACCTAAAaattcatatccgcactcacaccggcgaaaagccataccagtgtaaagtatgtTGCAAAGCCTTCCGTAAATCAGGCAATCTGTcagtacattcgaaaattcacaataaggacaaacagcatcagtgtccttattgttcatcaaagttCGCACAGTCATATCGCCTAAAGgatcatatccgcactcacaccggcgaaaagccataccagtgtaaagtctgtgacaaagccttccattcatcagccAACCTGACAGTACATGcgaaaatccacaacaaggaccaacaggatcagtgtccttattgttcatcaaagttCACACAGTCATTTAACCTAAAGAGACATATCCGCattcacaccggcgaaaggccataccagtgtaaagtctgtgacaaagcgttcagctCATCAAGCGATCTAGTGCGTCACTCCAAAAAGCACAAGAAAGATGAAACTTGTTAATTCCTTCAttgttcattcaagtttgagttagaataagtttgaattttgtatcttTGAATACTAAAACGAATGAATTCGGCGATAGCAGTTAGCAAAAGTCCACAACCAGCAACGATCAGCccaataaaaattattttcctttcaaactgggttttgaataaaacaagaaatccTTAAAGCAACGGCCCTAGAAGACTCTTCTGTCCtgctcatgacatgaccagtcCACCGGAGGCTGGCGATCAGCCACACAAGATACACGGGTAGACAAGATAATTGCCATAGAACATTCGTTGAGGGAAAACCAGCACAGTAACGACACGCCTACACG
This DNA window, taken from Anopheles cruzii unplaced genomic scaffold, idAnoCruzAS_RS32_06 scaffold00964_ctg1, whole genome shotgun sequence, encodes the following:
- the LOC128276343 gene encoding paxillin-like, encoding MKSKKALIKKEDGVAAKICRWCLTADDALQALTRDDSGQYKVQKLFDFTGLQDCREPFHGGSFFDHEGLPYCETHYHAKRGSLCAGCSKPITGRCITAMFKKFHPEHFVCAFCLKQLNKGTFKEQNDKPYCHQCFDKLFG